The Nerophis ophidion isolate RoL-2023_Sa linkage group LG09, RoL_Noph_v1.0, whole genome shotgun sequence genome contains a region encoding:
- the LOC133558961 gene encoding LOW QUALITY PROTEIN: BLOC-2 complex member HPS6 (The sequence of the model RefSeq protein was modified relative to this genomic sequence to represent the inferred CDS: deleted 1 base in 1 codon), with amino-acid sequence MSRFVLQQLPDFVDSNNQSQTLNAADDVRLSPDGRHVHVILREPKVSLVTLDKYDRPQLVQNQRRLALSPTRLVPIVDVLYLDNNDKLDFVSAAVVYENGKAEFWKFHEGEGGWSLLQTSDLCNSPRAKVVSVCACSDLIVWCEERPPSESSPGLASARLRHCVCRRDYQLQKGSVILGGVRISLHNNPKFTVMTSGEYVHLLPASLGKFFLSWCPRRDSFRIGATCRATPVKKDSATECDFRKLIADCLGYLSALDAPEICDVSPAACGGLLMLLDTGWVCLLQKDGTLRRVHKLAANDRTRTSICTFEDTLLILAGQNLHLLDLESGRELETITLKSEGVLFANQADGPPHLFSKSGLYKVSRQDLKVKSAAENIRPGALLVEAVFEEACKYYQQRSLSRTRLTVDALKKGGKFQAPMSLASILRDFLSSGPKQKVTGRRKMGDCAAGQDKLQVSLEPELKALVAVEELKGSLVRGTEDEVEALCESLVEKEVSRLLSTSELDHDELLYLNSIFNLFPCQAWRAAQAALQLHCNGEASLSSRAPPDVWKSVLSPPPSVPASLAVANGSSKHRYSPAKADHNANCTSKSTSATLPVFELLCHSVLRFQPAWLPRFLELGQQQQGSAGLGLSLAASSWSENNVPLYKRALAVLSSARKERDQPQDLEVELLMASGRPNAILQALRILIGRQQWERVTQMAQKFCKQSPLLNKEIFTTLLCEVAQHRDLDPYLDLLWALCPEDLTVTTILNLVLKNLPPPSAPHPLPMSLTSSPSPAPFADPQSGHLTIGLLKPLLRKVLQRETKPSQRYADILQSPSFPPPAPPRLPTEYSGTGSPDGSSTC; translated from the exons ATGTCTCGCTTTGTGTTGCAGCAGCTGCCGGATTTTGTGGATTCTAACAACCAAAGTCAGACTTtgaacgccgccgatgacgtccgcctgAGCCCCGATGGACGTCACGTTCACGTCATCCTCCGCGAGCCGAAGGTTAGTCTTGTGACTCTGGACAAGTATGACAGACCTCAGCTGGTCCAGAACCAGAGGAGGTTGGCTTTGAGTCCGACAAGACTTGTGCCTATTGTTGATGTTTTATATTTGGACAATAATGACAAATTGGACTTTGTGTCGGCCGCTGTGGTTTATGAGAATGGAAAAGCGGAGTTTTGGAAGTTCCATGAGGGCGAAGGAGGCTGGAGTCTCCTGCAGACATCCGACTTGTGCAACAGTCCCCGGGCCAAAGTGGTGTCGGTGTGCGCCTGCTCGGACCTCATCGTCTGGTGTGAGGAGCGGCCGCCCTCGGAGAGTTCCCCCGGGCTCGCCTCCGCCAGGTTGAGGCATTGTGTCTGCAGGCGGGACTACCAGCTGCAAAAGGGGTCTGTCATCCTAGGAGGGGTGAGGATCTCCCTCCACAACAACCCGAAGTTCACCGTGATGACCTCAGGGGAATACGTGCACCTCCTTCCCGCCTCTCTGGGAAAATTCTTCCTGTCCTGGTGCCCTCGACGGGACTCCTTCCGGATCGGCGCCACGTGCAGAGCCACCCCCGTCAAAAAGGACTCCGCCACGGAGTGCGATTTCCGCAAGCTGATCGCAGACTGTTTAGGGTATCTGTCGGCGCTCGACGCGCCCGAGATCTGTGACGTCTCCCCTGCGGCTTGTGGAGGTCTGCTGATGCTCCTGGACACGGGCTGGGTGTGTCTCCTGCAGAAGGACGGGACGCTGCGACGCGTACACAAGCTGGCGGCGAACGACCGGACGCGGACCAGCATCTGCACATTCGAGGACACGTTGCTGATTCTAGCGGGTCAAAACCTGCATCTTCTAGACTTGGAGTCTGGGAGGGAGCTGGAAACCATAACACTAAAAAGTGAGGGGGTTTTGTTTGCTAATCAGGCTGACGGACCGCCTCACTTGTTCTCAAAAAGTGGACTTTATAAAGTGTCACGACAGGACCTAAAAGTGAAGTCCGCGGCGGAGAACATCCGCCCCGGCGCTCTCCTGGTGGAGGCCGTGTTCGAGGAGGCCTGCAAGTACTACCAGCAGAGGAGCTTGAGTCGCACCCGGCTGACTGTGGACGCGCTGAAGAAAGGAGGCAAGTTCCAAGCTCCCATGTCTTTAGCCTCCATCCTCAGGGACTTCCTCAGCTCGGGACCCAAGCAGAAAGTGACGGGA CGTCGCAAAATGGGGGATTGCGCGGCGGGACAAGACAAGCTGCAAGTCTCCCTGGAGCCTGAGCTGAAGGCCCTGGTCGCCGTGGAGGAGCTGAAGGGGAGTTTGGTCAGAGGCACTGAGGACGAGGTGGAGGCTCTTTGCGAGAGTTTGGTGGAGAAGGAAGTGAGCCGGCTGCTGTCCACTTCTGAGCTGGATCACGACGAGCTGCTCTACCTCAACTCCATCTTTAACCTTTTCCCCTGCCAGGCGTGGAGGGCGGCCCAAGCTGCTCTCCAGCTGCACTGCAACGGGGAGGCCTCCCTGTCCAGCCGCGCCCCTCCAGATGTGTGGAAAAGCGTCCTCAGTCCGCCCCCGAGCGTGCCGGCCTCGTTGGCGGTGGCGAACGGCAGCTCCAAACACAGGTACAGCCCGGCCAAAGCGGACCACAACGCAAACTGCACGTCCAAATCCACCAGCGCCACCCTGCCCGTCTTTGAGCTTCTCTGCCATTCAGTTTTACGCTTCCAGCCCGCCTGGCTGCCCAGGTTCCTGGAGCTGGGCCAGCAGCAGCAGGGCTCGGCCGGGCTGGGCCTGAGCCTGGCCGCCTCCTCCTGGAGCGAGAACAACGTGCCGCTCTACAAGCGCGCCCTGGCCGTCCTGTCCTCTGCGCGGAAGGAGAGAGACCAGCCCCAGGACCTGGAGGTGGAATTGCTGATGGCCAGCGGGCGGCCCAACGCCATCCTGCAGGCGCTGAGGATCCTGATCGGGCGGCAGCAGTGGGAGCGGGTCACCCAAATGGCTCAGAAGTTCTGCAAGCAGAGCCCACTGCTCAATAAAGAGATCTTCACCACGCTGCTGTGTGAGGTGGCCCAGCACCGAGACCTGGACCCTTACCTGGACCTGCTGTGGGCCCTCTGCCCCGAGGACCTCACCGTCACCACCATTCTGAACCTGGTGCTGAAAAACCTCCCTCCGCCCAGCGCCCCCCATCCCCTCCCCATGTCCCTCACGTCCAGCCCCTCCCCTGCTCCCTTCGCCGACCCCCAGAGTGGTCACCTGACCATCGGGCTCCTCAAACCCTTGCTGAGGAAAGTTCTGCAGAGGGAAACCAAACCGAGCCAGCGTTACGCCGACATCCTCCAGTCGCCCTCCTTCCCGCCCCCGGCCCCGCCCCGCTTGCCCACGGAATATTCCGGAACAGGCTCCCCTGATGGTTCCTCCACCTGCTGA